In Bradyrhizobium sp. 1(2017), one DNA window encodes the following:
- a CDS encoding glutathione S-transferase family protein: protein MIKLYWSPRSRSFSALWLMEESGLPYERVLTDISTGAQKAPDFLKVNPMGKVPALSDGDAALGEAAAICAYIADRYPETRLAPDFVDPLRARYLQWLFFSPSCIEPAIIQIFTKIEVPSSTAAWGSATQVFDVLEAALAKGPWILGEKFSAADITIGSGLNFAVRLFKMVPSRPAFDAYIARCMARPAFQRAEKIAAG from the coding sequence ATGATCAAGCTCTACTGGTCGCCTCGCTCGCGTTCGTTCTCGGCGCTCTGGCTGATGGAGGAGAGCGGCCTTCCCTATGAGCGTGTGCTGACCGACATCTCGACCGGCGCGCAAAAAGCGCCGGACTTTCTCAAGGTCAACCCGATGGGCAAAGTGCCGGCGCTCAGCGACGGCGACGCCGCGCTCGGCGAAGCCGCTGCGATCTGCGCCTATATCGCCGACCGTTATCCGGAGACGAGGCTCGCGCCTGATTTCGTCGATCCGCTCCGCGCCCGCTATCTGCAATGGTTGTTCTTCTCGCCGAGCTGCATTGAGCCCGCGATCATCCAAATCTTCACTAAAATTGAGGTGCCGAGTTCGACGGCGGCTTGGGGCAGCGCGACGCAGGTCTTCGACGTGCTGGAGGCGGCACTCGCCAAAGGGCCGTGGATTCTCGGCGAGAAATTTTCCGCCGCCGACATCACGATCGGCTCGGGCCTGAACTTCGCGGTGCGCCTGTTCAAGATGGTGCCGTCGCGCCCGGCCTTCGATGCCTATATCGCTCGCTGCATGGCGCGGCCGGCATTCCAGCGCGCGGAAAAGATCGCGGCGGGCTAG
- the fabI gene encoding enoyl-ACP reductase FabI, whose product MEGLMKGKRGLIMGIANDHSIAWGMAKTLHAHGAELAVTFQGEALGKRVKPLAEQLGVDLVLPCDVEDIASVDATFAALRETWGKLDFVIHAIGFADKNELKGRYADTSRENFSRTMVISCFSFTEVAKRAAELMTEGGSMITLTFGASERAMPNYNVMGVAKAALEASVRYLASDFGPRGIRVNAISAGPIRTLAGSGIGEARAMFAFMQKHAPLRRGVTLDELGGSALYLLSDLSGGVTGEIHYVDSGYNVILMPRPDDLKASD is encoded by the coding sequence ATGGAAGGTTTGATGAAAGGCAAGCGCGGTCTGATCATGGGCATCGCCAATGATCATTCGATCGCCTGGGGCATGGCGAAGACGCTGCATGCCCACGGCGCCGAGCTTGCCGTCACCTTCCAGGGCGAGGCCCTGGGCAAACGCGTCAAGCCACTGGCGGAGCAGCTCGGCGTCGATCTGGTGCTGCCGTGCGACGTCGAGGACATCGCCAGCGTCGATGCGACCTTCGCGGCGCTCCGCGAGACATGGGGCAAGCTCGACTTCGTGATCCATGCGATCGGCTTCGCCGACAAGAACGAGCTGAAGGGCCGCTACGCCGACACCAGCCGCGAGAATTTTTCGCGCACCATGGTGATCTCCTGCTTCTCGTTCACGGAGGTCGCAAAACGCGCGGCCGAGCTGATGACGGAGGGCGGCAGCATGATCACGCTGACCTTCGGGGCCTCGGAGCGCGCGATGCCGAACTACAACGTGATGGGCGTGGCCAAGGCGGCGCTGGAAGCTTCGGTGCGCTATCTCGCCTCCGATTTCGGTCCGCGTGGCATCCGCGTCAACGCGATCTCCGCCGGGCCCATCCGTACGCTCGCCGGCTCCGGCATCGGCGAGGCGCGCGCGATGTTCGCCTTCATGCAGAAGCACGCGCCGCTGCGCCGCGGCGTCACGCTGGACGAGCTCGGCGGCTCGGCGCTGTATCTGCTGTCGGACCTTTCCGGCGGCGTCACCGGCGAGATCCATTACGTCGATTCCGGCTACAACGTCATCCTGATGCCGAGGCCGGACGACCTCAAGGCATCGGACTAG
- the fabB gene encoding beta-ketoacyl-ACP synthase I, whose product MRRVVVTGMGIVSSIGNNTQEVLASLHEAKSGISRAEKYAELGFRSQVAGEPTLDPSTVVDRRAMRFLGQGAAWNHVAMEQAIQDSGLSPDEVSDIRTGIIMGSGGPSARTIVESADITRTKGPKRVGPFAVPKAMSSTASATLATWFKIKGVNYSISSACATSNHCVGNAYETIQIGKQDIIFAGGCEELDWSLSVLFDAMGAMSSKYNDTPATASRPYDVNRDGFVIAGGAGVLVLEELEHAKARGARIYGEIVGYGATSDGHDMVAPSGEGAERCMRMAMSTVKTRVDYINPHATSTPAGDPPEIEAIRRVFGVGEKCPPISATKALTGHSLGATGVQEAIYSLLMMNNGFICESAHIQELDPVFADMPIVRKRIDNVKIGTVLSNSFGFGGTNATLVFSRLDV is encoded by the coding sequence ATGAGGCGGGTTGTGGTCACCGGGATGGGCATCGTCTCATCGATCGGAAACAACACCCAGGAGGTGCTTGCGAGCCTTCACGAGGCGAAGTCGGGCATTTCGCGGGCTGAGAAATATGCCGAGCTCGGCTTCCGTTCGCAGGTCGCGGGTGAACCGACGCTCGATCCTTCGACGGTGGTCGACCGCCGCGCGATGCGTTTCCTCGGCCAGGGCGCCGCGTGGAATCACGTTGCGATGGAGCAGGCGATCCAGGATTCCGGCCTCTCGCCTGATGAAGTGTCCGATATCCGCACCGGCATCATCATGGGCTCCGGCGGCCCCTCGGCGCGCACCATCGTCGAATCCGCCGACATCACCCGCACCAAGGGACCGAAGCGCGTCGGCCCGTTTGCAGTGCCGAAAGCGATGTCCTCGACGGCCTCCGCAACGCTTGCGACCTGGTTCAAGATCAAGGGCGTGAACTATTCGATCTCGTCGGCCTGCGCGACGTCGAACCATTGCGTCGGCAACGCCTACGAGACGATCCAGATCGGCAAGCAGGACATCATCTTCGCCGGCGGCTGCGAGGAGCTGGACTGGTCGCTCTCGGTGCTGTTCGACGCCATGGGCGCGATGTCCTCGAAATACAACGACACGCCCGCCACGGCCTCGCGGCCCTACGACGTCAATCGCGACGGCTTCGTCATCGCCGGCGGCGCCGGCGTGCTGGTGCTGGAAGAGCTCGAGCATGCCAAGGCGCGCGGCGCGCGCATCTATGGCGAGATCGTCGGCTATGGCGCGACCTCGGACGGTCACGACATGGTCGCGCCGTCGGGTGAGGGCGCCGAGCGCTGCATGCGCATGGCGATGTCGACGGTGAAGACCAGGGTCGATTACATCAATCCGCACGCGACCTCGACGCCCGCCGGCGATCCGCCGGAGATCGAGGCGATCCGAAGAGTGTTCGGCGTCGGCGAGAAGTGCCCGCCGATCTCGGCGACCAAGGCCCTGACCGGACACTCGCTGGGCGCGACCGGCGTGCAGGAAGCGATCTATTCGCTGCTGATGATGAACAATGGCTTCATCTGCGAGAGCGCGCACATCCAGGAGCTCGATCCCGTGTTCGCCGACATGCCGATCGTGCGCAAGCGCATCGACAACGTCAAGATCGGCACCGTGCTGTCGAACTCTTTCGGCTTCGGCGGCACCAACGCCACGCTGGTGTTCAGCCGGCTGGATGTGTGA
- the fabA gene encoding 3-hydroxyacyl-[acyl-carrier-protein] dehydratase FabA codes for MLNRRNGYEYEDLLACARGEMFGPGNAQLPLPPMLMFDRITEINDKGGEFGKGLVRAELDVKPDLWFFGCHFKNDPVMPGCLGLDALWQMVGFYLGWVGGEGRGRALGLSELKFGGQVLPEARKVVYNIDIKRVMRSKLVLGIADGWLSVDDQIIYRAKDLKVGLFKQGTSLS; via the coding sequence ATGCTGAACAGGCGCAACGGTTACGAATACGAAGATCTGCTGGCATGTGCCCGTGGCGAGATGTTCGGTCCGGGCAATGCCCAGCTGCCGCTGCCGCCCATGCTGATGTTCGACCGCATCACGGAAATTAACGACAAAGGCGGAGAGTTCGGCAAAGGGCTCGTGCGCGCCGAGCTCGACGTGAAGCCCGACCTCTGGTTCTTCGGTTGCCACTTCAAGAACGATCCCGTCATGCCCGGCTGCCTCGGCCTCGATGCCCTATGGCAGATGGTCGGGTTTTATCTGGGCTGGGTCGGGGGCGAAGGTCGCGGCCGCGCGCTCGGCCTCAGCGAGCTGAAGTTCGGCGGCCAGGTGCTGCCCGAGGCCCGCAAGGTTGTGTACAACATCGATATCAAACGCGTGATGCGTTCAAAGCTGGTGCTCGGCATCGCCGACGGGTGGCTTTCGGTCGATGACCAGATTATTTATCGCGCGAAGGATCTGAAGGTCGGCCTGTTCAAGCAGGGCACGAGCCTGAGCTGA
- the irrA gene encoding iron response transcriptional regulator IrrA, whose translation MSENTAPHHDDDVHAAALLSGRQPALTGCPWHDVNEMLQSAGLRPTRQRMALGWLLFGKGARHLTAEMLYEEATLAKVPVSLATVYNTLNQLTDAGLLRQVSVDGTKTYFDTNVTTHHHYYLENSHELVDIEDPHLALSKMPEVPEGYEISRIDMVVRLRKKR comes from the coding sequence ATGAGCGAGAATACAGCGCCCCATCACGACGACGACGTCCACGCCGCGGCCCTCCTGTCCGGCCGCCAGCCGGCGCTGACCGGCTGCCCCTGGCACGACGTCAACGAAATGCTCCAGTCCGCGGGGCTCCGGCCGACGCGCCAGCGCATGGCGCTTGGCTGGCTCCTGTTCGGCAAGGGTGCACGCCACCTCACGGCCGAAATGCTCTACGAGGAAGCCACGCTGGCCAAGGTTCCGGTATCGCTGGCGACCGTCTACAACACGCTGAACCAGCTTACCGATGCCGGCCTGCTCCGCCAGGTCAGCGTCGACGGCACCAAGACCTATTTCGACACCAACGTCACGACCCACCACCACTATTACCTCGAGAACAGCCACGAGCTGGTCGACATCGAGGATCCGCATCTGGCGCTGTCCAAGATGCCCGAGGTGCCCGAGGGTTATGAGATCTCCCGCATCGACATGGTCGTGCGCCTGCGCAAGAAGCGCTGA
- a CDS encoding SH3 domain-containing protein has translation MALGRFCSVMALVCTWLSASVSPSHSAKDNTTQSASGLPVPRYVSLKSDHVNVRAGPTKDNDVAWVYTRAGLPVEITAEFENWRRVRDSEGAEGWVYHSLLSGRRTAVVTMKHKDDLAPIYDRADPDSAVAAKLQAGVVTQVKKCTASWCYVTGNGFEGWIQQERLWGVYSDEKVN, from the coding sequence ATGGCGTTGGGGCGTTTTTGTTCGGTGATGGCGCTCGTTTGCACCTGGTTGAGCGCCTCGGTCAGCCCCTCGCATTCGGCGAAGGACAACACGACCCAGAGCGCCAGCGGGTTGCCGGTGCCGCGCTATGTCAGTCTCAAGTCGGATCACGTCAACGTTCGCGCCGGCCCGACCAAGGACAACGACGTGGCCTGGGTCTATACCCGCGCCGGCCTGCCGGTCGAAATCACCGCCGAATTCGAGAATTGGCGCCGGGTGCGCGATTCCGAAGGCGCCGAGGGTTGGGTCTATCACTCGTTGCTGTCAGGCCGCCGCACCGCGGTCGTCACCATGAAGCACAAGGACGACCTCGCGCCGATCTATGACCGTGCCGATCCCGACAGCGCGGTTGCGGCCAAGCTCCAGGCCGGTGTCGTCACGCAGGTGAAGAAGTGCACTGCAAGCTGGTGCTACGTCACCGGCAACGGCTTTGAAGGCTGGATCCAGCAGGAGCGCCTCTGGGGCGTCTATTCGGACGAGAAGGTGAATTGA
- a CDS encoding 2-hydroxyacid dehydrogenase, translating to MSVKKKPLVVVTRKLPDSIETRMRELFDARINLDDTPMSAEQIAEAARTADVLVPTVTDHISAAVVNQPDCKLRLIANFGNGVDNIDVEAAHARGITVTNTPKVLTEDTADMTMALILAVPRRMIEGASILTEGKPWAGWSPTWMLGHRIGGKRLGIIGMGRIGQAVARRARAFGLQIHYHNRRPVAPVIAEELGATYWESLDQMLARMDIISVNCPHTPATYHLLSARRLRLIRKDAYIVNTARGGVTDEDTLIKLIEGGEIGGAGLDVYEHEPAVNPKLVRLAKAGKVTLLPHMGSATIEGRVEMGEKVIINIRTFLDAHKPPDRVLPSML from the coding sequence ATGTCGGTGAAGAAAAAGCCCCTCGTCGTGGTGACGCGCAAGCTGCCGGATTCGATCGAGACGCGGATGCGCGAGCTGTTCGACGCGCGGATCAATCTCGACGACACCCCGATGTCGGCCGAGCAGATCGCCGAGGCCGCGCGCACTGCCGACGTGCTGGTTCCGACCGTGACGGACCACATCAGCGCCGCGGTCGTGAACCAGCCCGACTGCAAGCTCCGCCTGATCGCCAATTTCGGCAACGGCGTCGACAATATCGACGTCGAGGCCGCGCATGCCCGCGGCATCACCGTCACCAACACGCCAAAAGTTCTAACCGAAGACACCGCCGACATGACCATGGCGCTGATCCTCGCGGTCCCGCGCCGGATGATCGAAGGCGCCTCGATCCTGACTGAGGGGAAACCCTGGGCGGGCTGGTCGCCGACCTGGATGCTCGGCCACCGCATCGGCGGCAAACGGCTCGGCATCATCGGCATGGGCCGCATCGGCCAGGCGGTGGCGCGCCGCGCCCGCGCCTTCGGCCTGCAGATCCACTATCACAACCGCCGCCCGGTCGCCCCTGTCATCGCCGAAGAGCTGGGCGCGACGTATTGGGAAAGCCTCGACCAGATGCTGGCGCGGATGGACATCATCTCGGTGAACTGTCCGCACACGCCGGCGACCTATCATCTGCTTTCGGCGCGGCGGCTGAGGCTGATCCGCAAGGACGCCTACATCGTCAACACCGCGCGCGGCGGGGTCACCGACGAGGACACGCTGATCAAGCTGATCGAAGGCGGCGAGATCGGCGGCGCCGGGCTCGACGTCTACGAGCATGAGCCCGCGGTCAACCCGAAGCTGGTGCGGCTCGCCAAGGCCGGCAAGGTCACGCTGCTGCCGCATATGGGCTCTGCCACCATCGAAGGCCGCGTCGAGATGGGCGAGAAGGTGATCATCAACATCCGCACCTTCCTCGACGCGCACAAGCCGCCGGATCGCGTGCTGCCGAGCATGCTCTAG
- a CDS encoding LysR family transcriptional regulator, with protein MAEPDLRDLDLFVAVARTRNFRRAAQDIRVSVSSLSQRLRDLEERLGVRLMNRTTRSVALTEAGELLLSRVAPALRDVGDALDQVRGLREVASGRLRINAPPPAVDLVLAPMVGPFLREHPQVDLDIVSESGFVDIVSGGYDAGVRYGEHLAQDMVAIPLSGPQRYVVVASPDYIARRGRPEHPKDLLDHDCIRARYSSGVMHDLEFEKNGQVVKVDPPAKLISTNMSLAMRAALDGAGIWATLDGYVGDALESGALVSLMKDWCEPFPGPFLYYPSRRQTPPALRAFIDFVAGWRKRGTDRP; from the coding sequence ATGGCCGAGCCCGACCTGCGCGATCTCGATCTTTTCGTGGCGGTTGCCCGCACCCGCAATTTCCGGCGTGCGGCGCAGGATATTCGCGTGTCGGTGTCCAGCCTGAGCCAGCGCCTGCGGGACCTCGAGGAGCGTCTCGGCGTCCGTCTGATGAACCGCACCACCCGCAGCGTCGCCCTCACCGAGGCGGGCGAATTGCTGTTGTCGCGGGTGGCGCCGGCGCTGCGGGATGTCGGCGACGCCCTGGATCAGGTGCGCGGCCTGCGCGAGGTCGCCTCGGGCCGCCTGCGCATCAACGCGCCGCCGCCGGCGGTCGACCTGGTTCTTGCGCCGATGGTCGGGCCGTTCCTTCGCGAGCATCCGCAGGTCGATCTCGACATCGTCTCCGAAAGCGGCTTCGTCGACATCGTGAGCGGGGGCTACGATGCCGGCGTACGCTACGGCGAGCATCTCGCGCAGGACATGGTCGCCATCCCCCTGAGCGGCCCGCAGCGCTATGTCGTCGTCGCATCGCCCGATTACATCGCGCGCCGCGGTAGGCCGGAGCATCCGAAGGATCTGCTCGACCATGATTGCATCCGCGCCCGCTACTCGAGCGGCGTCATGCACGATCTCGAGTTCGAGAAGAACGGCCAGGTCGTGAAGGTCGATCCTCCGGCCAAGCTGATCTCCACCAATATGAGTCTTGCCATGCGGGCCGCGCTCGACGGCGCCGGCATCTGGGCAACGCTCGATGGCTATGTCGGCGACGCTCTCGAATCCGGCGCGCTGGTCAGCCTGATGAAGGATTGGTGCGAGCCATTTCCCGGACCGTTCCTGTACTATCCAAGCCGTCGGCAGACGCCGCCGGCGCTGCGCGCCTTCATCGATTTCGTCGCAGGTTGGCGCAAGCGCGGCACGGATAGACCCTAG
- a CDS encoding aldo/keto reductase, which yields MEQRKLGSTGPTVSALGLGCMGMSEVYGHADRGEAIGTVHAALDAGMTLLDTGDFYAMGHNEMLVREALKDVARNKVQISVKFGALRGPAGEFAGMDTRPAATRNFLAYSLQRLGTDYIDIYRPARLDPNVPIEETIGGLADLVKAGYVRHIGLSEVGSDTIRRAHAVHSIADLQIEYSLIERGIERDILKTCRELGIGITAYGVLARGLISGHWTRDSGKAGKDYRLMTPRFQGANLDANLALADSLRAIATEIGATPAQVAIAWVAAQGHEIVPLVGARTRNRLTEALGAAKVTLTQAHLAALAKAFPPNVAAGTRYAAEQMAHLDSEKPASR from the coding sequence ATGGAACAGCGCAAACTCGGTTCAACCGGCCCCACCGTCTCGGCCCTCGGCCTCGGCTGCATGGGCATGTCGGAGGTCTACGGCCATGCCGATCGCGGCGAGGCCATCGGCACGGTGCATGCAGCGCTCGATGCCGGCATGACCTTGCTGGATACCGGCGACTTCTACGCCATGGGCCACAACGAGATGCTGGTCCGCGAGGCCCTGAAGGACGTCGCGCGCAACAAGGTGCAGATCAGCGTCAAGTTCGGCGCACTGCGCGGCCCGGCCGGCGAATTCGCCGGAATGGACACAAGGCCAGCCGCGACAAGGAATTTCCTCGCCTACTCGCTGCAGCGTCTCGGCACCGACTACATCGACATCTACCGCCCGGCGCGGCTCGACCCCAACGTGCCCATCGAGGAGACCATCGGCGGCCTCGCCGATCTCGTGAAGGCCGGCTATGTCAGGCATATCGGCCTGTCCGAGGTCGGCTCCGACACCATCCGCCGCGCGCACGCCGTGCATTCGATCGCCGATCTCCAGATCGAATATTCACTGATCGAGCGTGGCATCGAGCGCGACATCCTCAAGACCTGCCGCGAACTCGGCATCGGGATCACCGCCTATGGCGTGCTCGCGCGCGGGCTGATCAGCGGGCACTGGACCAGGGACAGCGGCAAGGCCGGCAAGGACTACCGCCTGATGACGCCGCGCTTCCAGGGTGCAAATCTCGACGCCAATCTCGCGCTGGCGGACTCCCTGCGTGCGATCGCCACCGAGATCGGCGCAACGCCGGCGCAGGTCGCAATCGCCTGGGTGGCGGCGCAGGGCCACGAGATCGTGCCGCTGGTCGGGGCGAGAACCCGCAACCGTCTCACCGAAGCACTCGGCGCGGCCAAGGTCACGTTGACGCAGGCTCATCTTGCCGCGCTGGCAAAAGCCTTTCCGCCGAACGTTGCAGCCGGCACGCGCTATGCGGCCGAACAGATGGCGCATCTCGACAGCGAGAAGCCGGCCAGCAGGTAA
- a CDS encoding HesA/MoeB/ThiF family protein codes for MLSPDELERYARHIVLRDVGGPGQAALKRASVLVIGAGGLGAPALMYLAAAGIGTLGVVDDDVVSLSNLQRQVIHTTPDIGRHKVESAAERIAALNPHVRFVGHATWLNADNALGMIGDYDLVLDGSDNFSTRYLVSDACFFAKRPLITAALGTFDGSLTTIRAHEANEAGEFNPTYRCLFPEAPPPGTVPACAEAGVMGALAGVLGSMMALEAIREIVGFGDGLVGRLLMIDARAMRFETLRYSRDPANPLNGDGPVITDLSAHRT; via the coding sequence ATGCTGAGCCCGGACGAACTCGAACGTTATGCCCGCCATATCGTCCTGCGCGATGTCGGCGGTCCCGGCCAGGCTGCGCTGAAGCGGGCTTCGGTGCTGGTGATCGGCGCCGGCGGGCTCGGCGCGCCCGCTTTGATGTATCTGGCGGCCGCCGGCATCGGCACGCTCGGCGTGGTCGATGACGACGTGGTGTCGCTGTCCAATCTGCAGCGCCAGGTGATCCATACGACGCCCGATATCGGGCGGCACAAGGTGGAGAGCGCGGCCGAGCGGATCGCGGCGCTCAATCCGCATGTCCGCTTCGTCGGTCATGCCACCTGGCTCAACGCCGACAATGCGCTCGGCATGATCGGCGATTACGACCTCGTGCTCGACGGCTCCGACAATTTCTCGACGCGCTATCTGGTCTCGGACGCCTGCTTCTTCGCGAAGCGGCCGCTGATCACGGCAGCGCTCGGCACCTTCGACGGCTCGCTCACGACCATCCGCGCGCACGAGGCGAACGAAGCGGGCGAGTTCAATCCGACCTATCGCTGCCTGTTTCCGGAGGCGCCGCCGCCCGGCACGGTGCCGGCCTGCGCGGAGGCCGGCGTCATGGGTGCGCTCGCCGGTGTGCTCGGCTCGATGATGGCGCTGGAGGCGATCCGCGAGATCGTCGGATTCGGCGACGGCCTGGTCGGCCGCCTGCTGATGATCGATGCGCGCGCGATGCGCTTCGAGACCCTGCGCTATTCGCGCGATCCGGCCAATCCGCTCAACGGCGATGGGCCCGTGATCACCGATCTCAGCGCCCATCGCACCTGA
- a CDS encoding peptidoglycan-binding protein has translation MRSMLAATLMFAAATGAQAQMTAPQIPGTTPKTVQTVPVKPPAMQTPSATADAMAKAERLSLQSDLAWVGQYNGAITGDVSERMVNAIKEYQKAKGGKPTGVLNPQERAALAEAARKKQESVGWKIVTEPTSGARLGIPGKLVPQQASDANGSKWTSPNGTVQVLLSRRKEANPSSAKLAELEKEPSGRKVDYAVVKPDFFVLSGLQGLKKFYVRGSFKGDEVRTMTILYDQATENTVEPVVIAMSSAFNAFPSGPQAGPPPRKTVEYGTGIVVSDDGAIVTDRLLTDGCLAITIAGYGNADRVGESKQHDLALLHIYGARGLKPLSLGGGAAKADVDVVGIADPQSQGGAAGVSSLKAALTPVTSSNSALSPPPAVGFSGSPAIGADGKFAGIALLKPAMLAGPATSAPTSQALMVSAETVRDFLKANGVTANGTSVDAKAAVVRVICVRK, from the coding sequence ATGAGATCGATGCTTGCGGCAACACTGATGTTTGCGGCTGCCACAGGCGCGCAGGCTCAGATGACGGCGCCACAAATCCCCGGTACCACCCCGAAAACGGTCCAGACCGTTCCGGTCAAGCCTCCCGCAATGCAGACGCCGTCGGCGACGGCCGATGCCATGGCAAAGGCCGAGCGGCTGTCGCTCCAGTCCGACCTCGCCTGGGTCGGCCAGTACAACGGCGCCATCACCGGCGACGTCAGCGAGCGCATGGTCAACGCCATCAAGGAGTATCAGAAGGCCAAGGGCGGCAAGCCGACCGGCGTGCTCAATCCGCAAGAGCGCGCCGCGCTCGCCGAGGCGGCACGCAAGAAGCAGGAGAGCGTCGGCTGGAAGATCGTGACGGAGCCGACCAGCGGCGCGCGGCTCGGCATTCCCGGCAAGCTGGTGCCGCAGCAGGCGAGCGACGCCAACGGCTCGAAATGGACCTCGCCGAACGGCACGGTGCAGGTGCTCCTCAGCCGCCGCAAGGAGGCGAACCCGAGTTCGGCCAAGCTCGCCGAGTTGGAGAAGGAGCCGTCCGGCCGCAAGGTCGACTACGCCGTGGTCAAGCCCGACTTCTTCGTACTGTCGGGATTGCAGGGCCTCAAGAAATTCTACGTGCGCGGCTCCTTCAAGGGCGACGAAGTCCGCACCATGACGATCCTCTACGACCAGGCGACCGAGAACACGGTCGAGCCGGTGGTGATTGCGATGTCGAGCGCGTTCAACGCGTTCCCGTCGGGGCCGCAGGCAGGGCCGCCGCCGCGCAAGACCGTCGAATACGGCACCGGCATCGTCGTCAGCGACGACGGCGCGATCGTCACCGACCGCCTCCTCACCGATGGCTGTCTCGCGATCACGATCGCCGGCTACGGCAACGCCGACCGTGTCGGCGAGAGCAAGCAGCACGATCTTGCGCTTCTGCACATCTACGGCGCACGCGGCCTGAAGCCGCTCAGCCTTGGCGGCGGTGCAGCGAAGGCGGATGTCGACGTCGTCGGTATCGCCGATCCGCAGAGCCAGGGCGGCGCGGCCGGCGTCTCGAGCCTCAAGGCGGCGCTGACGCCGGTGACGAGCAGTAATTCCGCGCTGTCGCCACCGCCGGCGGTCGGCTTCTCCGGCAGCCCGGCCATCGGCGCCGACGGCAAGTTCGCAGGGATCGCGCTGCTGAAGCCGGCGATGCTCGCTGGGCCCGCGACCTCGGCGCCGACGTCACAGGCGCTGATGGTTTCGGCGGAGACCGTGCGCGACTTCCTCAAGGCGAACGGTGTCACGGCGAATGGCACTTCGGTGGACGCAAAGGCGGCCGTCGTGCGCGTGATCTGCGTGCGGAAATAG